A genome region from Glycine max cultivar Williams 82 chromosome 5, Glycine_max_v4.0, whole genome shotgun sequence includes the following:
- the LOC106798773 gene encoding uncharacterized protein produces the protein MDSEASFSQAALPVFNGENYDLWAVKMEAYLEALDLWEVVEEEYEVLPLPENPTMAQIKNHKEKKTRKAKAKSCLFAGVSTTIFTRIMTLKSAKKNWDYLKVEYAGDERIRSMQVLNLMREFELQRMKESDTIKEYSDKLLGIANKIKLLGSDFADSRIVEKILVTVPERYEASITLLENTKDLSKITFLEVLHAFQAQE, from the coding sequence ATGGACTCTGAAGCAAGTTTTTCCCAAGCAGCACTTCCAGTTTTCAATGGGGAAAACTATGATCTTTGGGCCGTCAAAATGGAGGCTTACCTAGAAGCTTTGGATCTGTGGGAAGTTGTAGAAGAGGAGTATGAAGTCCTTCCGTTGCCGGAAAATCCCACCATGGCCCAGATCAAGAATCATAAGGAGAAAAAAACTCGAAAAGCAAAGGCAAAATCATGCCTTTTTGCTGGTGTCTCTACAACCATCTTTACTAGGATCATGACTCTcaaatcagcaaaaaaaaattgggactATCTAAAGGTAGAATATGCTGGAGATGAAAGAATTCGAAGCATGCAGGTGCTTAACTTAATGAGGGAATTTGAGCTTCAAAGGATGAAAGAGTCTGACACAATCAAGGAATACTCCGACAAACTGTTGGGCATTGCCAACAAGATAAAGCTATTGGGTAGTGATTTTGCAGATTCCAGAATTGTTGAGAAAATTCTGGTAACGGTGCCAGAGAGGTACGAAGCATCTATTACTTTGTTGGAGAACACAAAGGATCTgtctaaaattacttttttagaaGTGCTACATGCCTTCCAAGCCCAAGAGTAG